Proteins co-encoded in one Actinobacillus succinogenes 130Z genomic window:
- a CDS encoding acetolactate synthase 3 large subunit has translation MKKLSGAEMVVQSLRDQGVKYLFGYPGGSVLDIYDAIHTLGGIEHVLVRHEQAAVHMADGYARSTGEVGCVLVTSGPGSTNAVTGIATAYADSVPLVILTGQVPSNLIGTDAFQECDTIGITRPVVKHSFIIRDPAEIPATIKKAFYIASTGRPGPVVIDIPKDMVNPANKFTYEYPSEVSMRSYNPNVQGHKGQIKKALKALLVAKKPVLFIGGGVIIDNCSEKVTQFAKLLNLPVTASLMGLGGFPGTDKQWLGMLGMHGTFEANTAMHNADLILGVGVRFDDRTTNNLAKYCPHAKVIHIDIDPTSISKNVSASIPIVGSVDNVFTEFLSLLQDENLMKSQSDLTDWWKRIDEWKAKKCLEFDRTSADIKPQAVVEMIYRLTNGDAYIASDVGQHQMFTALHHPFDKPRRWINSGGAGTMGFGLPAAIGVKFAHPEHTVVCVTGDGSIQMNIQELSTAMQYNIPIVIVSLNNRFLGMVKQWQDLIYAGRHSQVYMNSLPDFAKLAEAYGHVGIQIDTADELEEKLTQAFSIKDRLVFVDVRVDATENVYPMQIRGGAMDEMLLGKPEAK, from the coding sequence ATGAAAAAACTATCAGGCGCAGAAATGGTTGTACAGTCATTGCGTGATCAAGGGGTTAAATATTTATTTGGTTATCCGGGTGGTTCCGTTTTGGATATTTATGATGCCATCCATACTCTTGGCGGTATTGAACATGTGCTTGTACGTCATGAACAGGCCGCCGTTCATATGGCGGACGGTTACGCCCGTTCTACCGGTGAAGTAGGTTGCGTACTGGTGACATCCGGACCGGGTTCGACTAATGCTGTCACCGGGATTGCCACGGCCTATGCTGATTCTGTTCCGTTAGTTATTCTCACCGGTCAGGTACCTTCTAATTTAATCGGTACCGATGCGTTTCAGGAATGCGACACTATCGGGATTACCCGTCCGGTGGTCAAACACAGTTTTATTATTCGTGATCCGGCAGAAATTCCGGCAACCATTAAAAAAGCGTTCTATATAGCGTCCACAGGACGTCCGGGACCGGTGGTGATTGATATTCCGAAAGATATGGTCAACCCGGCGAATAAATTTACTTATGAATATCCAAGCGAAGTTTCCATGCGTTCTTATAACCCGAACGTTCAAGGACATAAAGGACAAATTAAAAAAGCATTAAAAGCCTTACTGGTTGCGAAAAAACCGGTACTATTCATTGGCGGCGGCGTGATCATTGATAACTGCAGCGAAAAAGTTACACAATTTGCCAAACTATTGAATTTACCGGTAACGGCTTCTTTAATGGGGTTGGGCGGTTTCCCGGGTACGGACAAACAATGGCTGGGTATGCTGGGTATGCACGGCACCTTTGAGGCCAATACCGCTATGCACAACGCTGATTTGATTTTAGGTGTGGGCGTTCGTTTTGATGACAGAACGACCAATAATCTGGCTAAATATTGCCCGCATGCCAAAGTAATTCATATTGATATTGATCCGACTTCAATTTCAAAAAATGTTTCCGCTTCAATTCCGATTGTCGGTAGTGTAGATAATGTATTTACCGAATTTTTATCTTTATTACAAGATGAAAATTTAATGAAATCGCAGTCTGATTTAACCGATTGGTGGAAACGGATTGATGAATGGAAAGCGAAAAAATGCTTGGAATTTGACCGCACTTCTGCAGATATTAAACCGCAGGCTGTCGTTGAAATGATTTACCGTTTAACGAACGGTGATGCATATATTGCCTCGGATGTGGGACAACACCAAATGTTTACGGCGTTACATCATCCGTTTGATAAACCGCGTCGCTGGATTAATTCCGGTGGTGCGGGTACCATGGGGTTCGGCCTGCCGGCGGCTATCGGTGTGAAATTCGCTCATCCGGAACATACGGTGGTTTGCGTTACCGGTGACGGTTCCATTCAAATGAATATTCAGGAATTATCTACGGCAATGCAGTACAATATTCCGATTGTTATCGTCAGCCTGAATAACCGTTTCCTTGGTATGGTAAAACAGTGGCAGGATTTGATTTATGCCGGCCGTCACTCGCAGGTTTACATGAATTCTTTGCCGGATTTCGCTAAATTAGCGGAAGCTTACGGACACGTCGGAATTCAAATTGACACAGCCGATGAATTGGAAGAAAAATTAACTCAGGCATTCTCGATTAAAGATCGTCTGGTTTTCGTAGATGTACGTGTTGACGCGACGGAAAACGTATATCCAATGCAGATTCGTGGCGGCGCCATGGATGAAATGTTATTAGGCAAACCGGAAGCAAAATAA
- the ilvN gene encoding acetolactate synthase small subunit, translating to MRRILSVLLENETGALSRVVALFSQRAFNIESLTVAPTDDPTLSRMTIEASGDEQVLEQIEKQLHKLVDVFKVISLSDCDHVEREVMLLKLRATGATRDEIKRLTDIFRGQIVDVTTKSYTIQLAGTKDKLDAFVSAVKEETGILEIVRSGLISLSRGEKNML from the coding sequence ATGCGTAGAATTTTATCTGTATTATTAGAGAACGAAACAGGTGCATTATCTCGTGTTGTCGCCTTATTCTCACAACGTGCCTTTAATATTGAAAGTTTAACGGTTGCACCGACGGATGATCCGACGCTTTCCCGTATGACGATTGAAGCGTCCGGCGACGAACAGGTGTTGGAACAGATTGAAAAACAATTACATAAACTGGTTGATGTCTTTAAGGTGATTAGTTTAAGTGATTGTGATCACGTGGAACGAGAAGTCATGTTGTTGAAATTACGCGCAACAGGCGCAACACGTGATGAAATTAAGCGTTTGACCGATATTTTTCGCGGCCAGATCGTGGATGTCACTACCAAGTCCTACACTATTCAATTAGCCGGGACAAAAGATAAATTGGATGCTTTTGTCAGTGCGGTGAAAGAAGAAACCGGTATTCTGGAAATTGTCCGTTCCGGCTTGATTAGCCTTTCTCGTGGCGAAAAAAATATGTTATAA
- a CDS encoding Na+/H+ antiporter NhaC family protein: MEITDFSASIWSILPPLLALSLAILTRKVLISLSVGIVVGALMLTDGHIGMAITYLADRILALIYNVEEHILNDSNLSIILFLLLLGILTALLSVSGSNQAFAEWAQKHIKDRRGAKIMAACLVFVTFIDDYFHSLAVGAIARPVTDKFHVSRPKLAYILDSTAAPMCVMMPVSSWGAYIMTLIAGLLAEHAITGYTPFSAFMTMSAMNFYAIFSIVTVFIVAYFSFDIGPMARHEKLAMEQMNHEQNTQNETKGHVRNLILPILALIIGTVSMMMYTGNQALSADGKAFSVLGAFENTSVGISLVAGGISAVIISTVLIMIDRLTTPSDYAKSWLLGMKSMLGAIAILFFAWTINKVVGDMQTGKYLSGLISGNLNPAFLPPLLFILGALMAFSTGTSWGTFGIMLPIAAAIATNAAPELLLPCLSAVMAGAVCGDHCSPVSDTTILSSTGAKCNHIDHVTTQLPYALIIALASMSGYLVVGFTKLGTLGFATTGGILLILILLTKKR, encoded by the coding sequence ATGGAAATCACTGATTTTTCTGCGTCAATATGGTCAATTTTACCACCGCTTCTTGCATTGAGTTTGGCTATCCTTACACGCAAAGTATTAATATCGCTTAGCGTCGGTATTGTTGTTGGAGCTTTAATGTTGACTGACGGTCATATTGGTATGGCAATAACTTATTTGGCAGATCGAATTTTAGCATTGATTTACAATGTGGAAGAACACATATTAAACGATAGCAACTTAAGTATTATTCTGTTTTTATTATTACTTGGAATTTTGACCGCACTTTTAAGCGTATCCGGCAGTAATCAAGCTTTTGCCGAGTGGGCGCAAAAGCATATCAAAGATCGTCGGGGCGCAAAAATTATGGCGGCGTGTTTAGTCTTCGTCACATTTATTGACGATTATTTCCATAGTCTGGCGGTAGGTGCTATTGCCCGTCCGGTAACCGATAAATTCCACGTATCCCGTCCTAAGCTTGCCTATATTTTAGATTCAACAGCTGCGCCAATGTGTGTGATGATGCCGGTTTCCAGTTGGGGGGCTTATATCATGACATTAATTGCCGGGCTATTGGCTGAACATGCTATTACGGGGTATACCCCGTTCAGTGCATTTATGACTATGAGCGCTATGAATTTCTATGCTATTTTTTCTATAGTGACGGTATTTATTGTGGCGTATTTTTCTTTTGATATCGGACCGATGGCGCGCCATGAAAAACTGGCAATGGAACAGATGAATCATGAACAAAATACGCAAAATGAAACTAAAGGGCATGTCCGTAATTTGATTTTACCGATTTTAGCACTGATTATCGGTACGGTTTCTATGATGATGTACACTGGAAATCAAGCGCTGAGTGCTGATGGTAAAGCGTTTAGCGTGTTAGGTGCGTTTGAAAATACTTCCGTGGGGATTTCGCTTGTAGCCGGCGGTATAAGTGCGGTCATTATTTCCACTGTTTTGATTATGATTGATCGCCTGACAACACCTTCCGATTATGCTAAGTCCTGGTTGCTTGGGATGAAATCAATGTTAGGAGCGATTGCGATTTTATTCTTTGCCTGGACGATCAATAAAGTTGTAGGCGATATGCAAACGGGTAAATATCTCTCCGGTTTGATTTCAGGTAATCTTAACCCGGCATTTCTACCGCCGTTATTATTTATTCTTGGTGCGCTGATGGCGTTTTCAACCGGAACAAGTTGGGGAACTTTCGGGATTATGCTGCCTATCGCTGCGGCAATAGCGACAAATGCGGCACCTGAATTATTGTTACCTTGTTTGTCCGCAGTCATGGCCGGTGCGGTTTGTGGCGATCATTGTTCGCCGGTTTCGGATACAACCATTCTTTCTTCCACCGGTGCGAAGTGTAATCATATTGATCACGTTACCACTCAGCTGCCTTACGCATTGATTATTGCGCTGGCAAGTATGTCGGGTTATCTCGTAGTGGGATTTACTAAATTGGGGACATTAGGTTTTGCGACAACCGGTGGGATTTTGTTAATTTTAATTTTATTGACTAAAAAGCGGTAG